A single window of Gossypium arboreum isolate Shixiya-1 chromosome 13, ASM2569848v2, whole genome shotgun sequence DNA harbors:
- the LOC108463975 gene encoding sugar transporter ERD6-like 1: MNFIININSTEGNKKMVEEGTDEGPTNEPLIVSSYNGDGLTSRKSSPITPSLVLGVTVAANASFTCGYSGRYSAPAESGIIDELGLTVAECSVFGSIITIEEWQVQ, encoded by the exons ATGAATTTTATCATAAACATCAACAGTACTGAAG GAAACAAGAAAATGGTGGAAGAAGGCACAGATGAGGGGCCGACAAATGAACCATTGATTGTCAGTAGCTACAATGGCGATGGCTTAACATCAAGAAAGTCCTCTCCCATAACACCCTCTCTTGTTCTTGGCGTCACTGTCGCAGCCAATGCTTCTTTTACTTGTGGCTACTCT GGTAGATATTCAGCACCAGCAGAGTCTGGAATCATAGATGAGTTGGGTCTCACTGTGGCTGAG TGCTCAGTCTTTGGATCCATAATAACAATAGAGGAATGGCAGGTGCAATAG
- the LOC108463974 gene encoding uncharacterized protein LOC108463974, which translates to MALLLSSSLHPPTSPLNPKLNSLSTPLSNAVITKRQLIINTTTSFSIIFGAQQNPVPQCLAQPSNPSKPSALNIANTKAWFQFYGDGFAIRVPPEFEDIMEPEDFNAGASLYGDKAKPRPFAARFASTDGSEVLSVVIRPTNQLKITFLEAQEITDLGSIKDAAKIFVPGGATLYNARTIKIKEDEGFKTYYFYEFGRDEQHIAIMATVNGGKAIIAGTTAPQSKWDDDGVKLRSAAISLTVL; encoded by the exons ATGGCCCTTCTTCTCTCCTCCTCCCTACACCCTCCAACCTCTCCTTTAAACCCCAAACTCAACTCTCTTAGCACTCCACTTTCGAACGCTGTTATTACCAAGAGACAGCTTATCATTAATACAACTACTTCCTTCTCCATCATTTTTGGGGCACAACAAAACCCAGTTCCACAATGTTTAGCTCAACCTTCTAATCCTTCCAAACCGTCGGCTTTGAACATCGCAAACACCAAAGCTTGGTTCCAGTTCTATGGTGATGGTTTTGCCATCAGGGTTCCTCCTGAGTTTGAAGACATCATGGAGCCTGAG GATTTCAATGCTGGAGCTTCCCTGTATGGGGACAAGGCAAAGCCGAGGCCTTTTGCGGCACGATTTGCTTCAACCGATGG ATCCGAGGTTTTGAGCGTTGTCATTCGCCCGACCAATCAACTCAAAATCACCTTCCTAGAG GCCCAAGAGATTACAGATTTAGGTTCCATAAAGGACGCAGCTAAAATCTTTGTACCAG GTGGAGCAACACTTTATAATGCCAGAACCATAAAGATAAAGGAAGATGAAGGTTTCAA GACTTACTATTTCTATGAATTTGGAAGAGATGAGCAGCACATCGCGATAATGGCCACCGTTAATGGTGGAAAG GCCATCATTGCTGGTACAACTGCTCCACAATCGAAGTGGGATGATGATGGAGTGAAGCTTCGATCTGCAGCAATCTCATTGACAGTTCTGTAG
- the LOC108462179 gene encoding AP2/ERF and B3 domain-containing transcription factor At1g51120-like, which produces MEAEMSSVILSGEANINSDVSDSTSTTHQANKRQRCGGKGNSSQYKGVMRQKNGQWGAQLYTNHTRIWLGTFKSEIDAAMAYDSAAIKFCTGDTHRNFPWNEITIEEPTFLSHYSGEAVLSMIRDGSYQYKFMDFIKAHSRNTKLNLVGTYSNEGLICKLLFQKELTPSDVGKLNRLVIPKKYAVKYFPPVSGTEMENVDVGHRKTNDVELIFYDKFMGIWKFRYCYWNSSQSFVFTRGWNRFLKEKELKANDVVSFFVCEYRKENEDRRFCMIDANKSGNGGTFVAANNVHVGIEVDLQLRLGHCYLVQEAQGSTAAVKPKQDDKTEGFKLFGMQISRS; this is translated from the coding sequence ATGGAAGCAGAGATGTCAAGTGTGATTTTAAGTGGTGAAGCGAATATAAATTCGGATGTTTCAGATTCTACTAGCACCACTCATCAAGCAAACAAGCGCCAAAGGTGTGGAGGTAAAGGTAATTCGTCGCAATACAAAGGCGTAATGCGACAGAAAAACGGACAATGGGGTGCTCAATTATACACTAATCATACCCGAATTTGGCTAGGGACTTTCAAATCCGAAATAGATGCGGCCATGGCCTACGATAGCGCAGCGATCAAGTTTTGCACCGGAGACACTCATCGGAACTTTCCGTGGAACGAAATCACGATTGAGGAACCCACGTTTCTGAGCCATTACAGTGGAGAAGCTGTCCTTAGCATGATAAGAGACGGTTCTTACCAATACAAGTTTATGGATTTTATTAAGGCTCACTCTAGAAATACAAAACTCAACTTAGTGGGGACTTATAGCAATGAAGGGCTAATTTGCAAACTACTGTTCCAAAAGGAGCTAACACCAAGTGATGTTGGTAAACTGAATAGGCTTGTCATCCCCAAAAAATATGCTGTCAAATATTTTCCGCCGGTTTCTGGTACCGAAATGGAGAATGTCGATGTTGGCCATCGCAAAACGAACGATGTCGAGTTAATTTTCTACGACAAGTTTATGGGGATATGGAAGTTTCGTTATTGCTATTGGAATAGCAGCCAAAGCTTTGTTTTCACCAGGGGCTGGAACCGGTTTCTGAAGGAAAAAGAGTTGAAAGCCAATGATGTGGTTTCGTTCTTCGTATGCGAATATCGGAAGGAGAACGAAGACCGAAGGTTCTGCATGATTGATGCCAACAAATCAGGGAACGGTGGCACGTTCGTGGCGGCAAACAACGTTCATGTTGGAATAGAAGTTGATTTGCAACTAAGGTTGGGACATTGTTACCTTGTCCAAGAAGCGCAAGGATCAACGGCGGCAGTGAAGCCGAAACAAGATGACAAGACTGAGGGTTTCAAACTCTTTGGTATGCAAATTAGCAGAAGCTGA
- the LOC108462178 gene encoding AP2/ERF and B3 domain-containing transcription factor At1g50680-like: protein MEEEIPSVISSGGANTNSDVSDSISTTHQASKRRRCGGKGNSSQFKGVMRQKNGQWGAQLYTNHTRIWLGTFKTEIDAAVAYDSAAIKFRPGDTHRNFPWNEITIEEPKFLSHYSAEAALSMIRDGSYQYKFMDFIKARSRSIKPNIALNSMGTNSNEGLICKQLFQKELTPSDVGKLNRLVIPRKYAVKYFPPVSWTEKENADIGDRKTNDVELVFYDKFMRIWKFRYCYWNSSQSFVFTRGWNRFLKEKELKANDVVSFFICECRKENEVRRFCMIDANKSGNGGTFMAVNTVHVGIEVDLQLRLGHYYPIGDEKHVQEEQGSMAAAKQKQDDKTEGFKLFGMQIN, encoded by the coding sequence ATGGAAGAAGAGATACCGAGTGTGATATCAAGTGGTGGAGCAAATACAAATTCGGATGTTTCAGATTCGATTAGCACCACTCATCAAGCAAGCAAACGCCGAAGGTGCGGCGGTAAAGGCAATTCGTCGCAATTCAAAGGCGTAATGCGACAGAAAAATGGACAATGGGGAGCTCAATTATACACTAATCATACCCGAATTTGGCTAGGGACTTTCAAAACTGAAATAGATGCAGCTGTGGCCTACGATAGTGCAGCGATCAAGTTCCGCCCCGGAGACACTCATCGGAACTTTCCATGGAACGAAATCACAATTGAGGAGCCCAAGTTTCTGAGCCATTACAGTGCAGAAGCTGCCCTTAGCATGATAAGAGACGGTTCTTACCAATACAAGTTCATGGATTTTATTAAGGCTCGCTCTAGAAGTATAAAACCCAACATTGCTCTCAACTCAATGGGGACTAATAGCAATGAAGGGCTAATTTGCAAACAATTGTTCCAAAAGGAGCTAACACCAAGTGATGTTGGTAAGTTGAATAGGCTTGTCATCCCCAGAAAATATGCTGTCAAATATTTTCCGCCGGTTTCCTGGACTGAAAAGGAGAATGCAGATATTGGCGATCGCAAAACAAACGATGTTGAGTTGGTTTTCTACGACAAGTTTATGAGGATATGGAAGTTTCGTTATTGCTATTGGAATAGCAGCCAAAGCTTTGTTTTCACCAGGGGCTGGAACCGGTTTCTGAAGGAAAAAGAGTTGAAGGCCAACGATGTGGTTTCGTTCTTCATATGTGAATGCCGGAAGGAGAACGAAGTCCGAAGGTTCTGCATGATTGATGCCAACAAATCCGGGAACGGTGGCACGTTCATGGCGGTAAACACCGTTCATGTTGGAATAGAAGTTGATTTGCAGCTTCGGTTGGGACATTATTACCCCATTGGTGATGAAAAACATGTCCAAGAAGAGCAAGGATCAATGGCGGCAGCGAAGCAGAAACAAGACGACAAGACCGAGGGTTTCAAACTCTTTGGTATGCAAATTAACTGA